The following proteins come from a genomic window of Populus alba chromosome 12, ASM523922v2, whole genome shotgun sequence:
- the LOC118044790 gene encoding LOW QUALITY PROTEIN: uncharacterized protein (The sequence of the model RefSeq protein was modified relative to this genomic sequence to represent the inferred CDS: substituted 1 base at 1 genomic stop codon) — protein sequence MCPCLDRNPSATSMSAGLSDSSVSIISFSESQEAHEFELWAASFDIHQPQLVYTGSDDCKFSCWDLRDDPSNLVFQNYKIHKMDICCIAKNPSDPNFLLTRSYDEYLRLWDVRSISKPVNETLVCLGRGVWRVKHHPYVPGVVLAACMHNGLAIVKIDEEKGELMEIYAXHGSLAYGADWQKRELSQKVEQNSSVVATCSFYDLLLQIWIPESCIFKRL from the coding sequence ATGTGTCCTTGTTTGGACAGGAACCCATCAGCCACATCTATGTCAGCGGGGCTTTCTGATAGTTCTGTATCTATAATCTCCTTTTCGGAGTCCCAGGAAGCACATGAATTTGAGCTATGGGCTGCTTCATTTGACATTCACCAACCTCAGTTGGTATACACTGGTTCGGATGATTGCAAATTCAGTTGTTGGGATTTAAGGGACGATCCTTCCAATTTGGTATTTCAGAATTATAAAATCCATAAGATGGATATCTGTTGCATTGCAAAGAATCCCAGTGACCCTAATTTCTTACTCACTCGTAGTTATGACGAGTATCTAAGGCTATGGGATGTAAGATCAATTTCAAAACCAGTTAATGAGACATTAGTTTGTTTAGGGAGAGGAGTTTGGAGAGTCAAGCACCACCCATATGTACCAGGCGTGGTCTTAGCAGCTTGCATGCACAATGGCCTTGCAATTGTGAAGATTGATGAGGAGAAAGGTGAACTGATGGAAATCTATGCCTAGCATGGCTCACTTGCTTACGGTGCAGATTGGCAAAAGAGGGAATTATCTCAGAAGGTCGAACAAAACAGCTCTGTAGTGGCTACTTGTTCCTTTTATGATCTGCTTCTTCAGATATGGATACCAGAAAGCTGTATTTTTAAGCGACTTTGA